The following coding sequences are from one Triticum dicoccoides isolate Atlit2015 ecotype Zavitan chromosome 4A, WEW_v2.0, whole genome shotgun sequence window:
- the LOC119285539 gene encoding calmodulin-1-like → MADQLTDDQIAEFKEAFSLFDKDGDGCITTKELGTVMRSLGQNPTEAELQDMINEVDADGNGTIDFPEFLNLMARKMKDTDSEEELKEAFRVFDKDQNGFISAAELRHVMTNLGEKLTDDEVDEMIREADVDGDGQINYEEFVKVMMAK, encoded by the exons ATGGCGGACCAACTCACCGACGACCAGATCGCCGAGTTCAAGGAAGCCTTCAGCCTATTCGACAAGGACGGCGACG GTTGCATCACAACCAAGGAGCTGGGAACAGTTATGCGCTCGCTGGGGCAGAACCCAACCGAGGCAGAGCTCCAGGACATGATCAACGAGGTCGATGCCGATGGCAACGGCACCATCGACTTCCCGGAGTTCCTCAACCTGATGGCTCGCAAGATGAAGGACACCGACTCGGAGGAAGAGCTCAAGGAGGCCTTCCGGGTGTTCGACAAGGACCAGAACGGTTTCATCTCGGCCGCGGAGCTCCGCCACGTCATGACCAACCTCGGCGAGAAGCTAACGGATGACGAGGTCGACGAGATGATCCGCGAGGCTGACGTCGACGGGGACGGCCAGATCAACTACGAGGAGTTCGTCAAGGTGATGATGGCCAAGTGA